One Chryseobacterium indoltheticum DNA segment encodes these proteins:
- a CDS encoding DUF6341 family protein, with amino-acid sequence MTSFFLFLSDAFKWAFGFYDIFGNVLNWILFAVCCVLFTYWCYVLVVNLGNNKDKEYYSPTEGKNPYYDPAIYKKEG; translated from the coding sequence ATGACGTCTTTCTTTCTATTCTTGAGTGATGCATTCAAATGGGCATTTGGTTTCTACGATATTTTCGGAAACGTATTAAACTGGATTTTGTTCGCAGTATGCTGTGTACTATTCACATATTGGTGCTACGTTTTGGTAGTAAATCTTGGAAACAACAAAGACAAAGAGTATTATTCTCCGACAGAAGGGAAGAACCCTTACTACGATCCTGCGATCTATAAAAAAGAAGGTTAA
- a CDS encoding DUF6427 family protein encodes MFRLLSKESNIFSIPVYIGFLLLIVILFNILNFNTYEGVIAGITFIGIALGYFCFNAIDLNYHTHLPLFLYTFFIFGLYDGSIDLGIAVAILTNSFLLLLLTSTNEDLRKKSYVLVGSIVALNFIFLPTTWPMMIFVLIHLIVTSERIGLNIFRFLLGIVMIGLSYFSVMFFFQFSSWNTDYIPFGKMKMVTDYLDLFSLIPIALMLIYAIYDHFTHYNKKSPVSRYKYTFLLVFSLAQLITIILYMDKTYEYLLLLAFPSTIILSRMMKFLPKYWMQEASVWLTIISLVAFKAGTHFNLF; translated from the coding sequence ATGTTTAGATTACTTTCAAAAGAAAGCAATATTTTTTCAATTCCTGTGTATATTGGTTTTCTTCTTTTAATCGTAATATTATTTAACATACTGAATTTCAATACTTATGAGGGCGTTATTGCCGGAATTACTTTTATTGGAATTGCGCTGGGATATTTCTGTTTTAATGCGATAGATCTCAATTATCATACTCATTTGCCATTATTCCTCTACACATTTTTTATTTTTGGACTTTATGACGGTAGTATCGACCTAGGAATTGCCGTTGCCATTCTTACCAATTCTTTCCTCTTGCTACTTTTAACAAGTACTAATGAAGACCTCCGAAAGAAGTCATATGTTTTGGTAGGTTCTATTGTTGCGTTAAACTTTATATTTCTGCCGACCACCTGGCCGATGATGATTTTTGTACTGATTCACCTTATTGTTACTTCAGAAAGAATTGGCCTAAATATTTTCAGATTTCTATTGGGAATTGTCATGATTGGGTTAAGCTATTTCTCGGTAATGTTTTTCTTTCAGTTCAGCTCATGGAATACAGATTATATTCCTTTCGGAAAAATGAAAATGGTAACTGATTACTTAGACCTCTTTTCGTTGATTCCAATTGCTTTGATGCTGATCTATGCAATTTATGATCACTTTACGCATTACAATAAGAAAAGCCCGGTTAGCAGATACAAATATACTTTCCTGCTCGTTTTTTCGTTAGCACAGCTTATAACGATCATTCTTTATATGGATAAGACCTATGAGTATTTATTGCTTTTGGCTTTTCCGTCAACGATTATTTTAAGCCGTATGATGAAGTTTTTACCCAAATACTGGATGCAGGAAGCGAGTGTATGGTTAACAATTATAAGCTTAGTTGCTTTTAAGGCAGGTACGCATTTCAATTTATTTTAA
- a CDS encoding DUF6261 family protein, with protein sequence MNAIDLFKLRNAEYLQYVKDYLAILNLNNPQQLEIEAKLTDLTARTTELETLYKKALASEKTQELLALDERRDDAVNGIFYFLLGNTYHFETDRQQKAELLLGNMALYGSGISRLNYQAETATINNLLRDWENKSELADAIILFDLSSWVNEMKAANEEFNTQYLLRTQEYGDANPDTIKSKREETNLAYYALRNRVDALHLLIETPPSPYATVINQLNALTDQYNVLLVNRKPGSADPANREGLTK encoded by the coding sequence ATGAACGCAATTGATTTATTTAAACTTCGTAATGCAGAATACCTACAATACGTAAAAGACTATCTGGCCATCCTTAATCTGAATAATCCACAACAGTTGGAGATTGAAGCCAAGCTTACCGATCTCACAGCCAGAACCACAGAGCTGGAAACCCTTTACAAAAAAGCACTGGCAAGCGAAAAAACACAGGAACTATTGGCTCTCGATGAAAGAAGAGATGATGCCGTGAACGGTATTTTTTATTTTCTTTTGGGCAACACCTATCATTTTGAAACCGACAGACAGCAAAAGGCAGAGTTGCTTCTTGGCAATATGGCGCTCTATGGAAGTGGTATTTCCAGGCTCAATTATCAGGCAGAGACCGCCACCATCAATAATCTTCTCCGTGATTGGGAAAACAAATCGGAGCTTGCAGATGCCATCATCTTATTTGATCTGTCATCATGGGTAAATGAAATGAAAGCTGCCAATGAAGAATTCAATACTCAATATCTTTTGCGTACGCAGGAATACGGCGATGCTAATCCTGACACCATTAAAAGCAAAAGAGAAGAGACCAATCTTGCGTACTATGCGCTTAGAAACAGGGTAGATGCACTGCATCTTTTGATAGAAACACCACCCTCACCTTACGCCACCGTGATCAATCAGCTGAATGCATTGACGGATCAGTATAATGTATTGCTGGTTAACAGAAAACCTGGCTCGGCAGATCCGGCTAACCGAGAAGGTTTGACTAAATAA
- a CDS encoding DUF3109 family protein translates to MIQIDDKLISEDIFSEEFVCNLTKCKGACCVEGDVGAPLDKDELVILDNIYDKIKPYLTEAGIKALDEQGTWTTDPMDGMYVTPMIEDAECAYVTFDDRGITKCGIEKAYEDGAIDWQKPISCHLYPIRVTEYSTFSALNYHEWPICNDACTLGKELQVPVYKFLKTPLTRKYGEDFYTTLSDVAEEWKKEYGK, encoded by the coding sequence ATGATTCAAATAGACGATAAATTAATTTCTGAAGATATTTTTTCTGAAGAATTTGTTTGTAACCTTACCAAATGTAAAGGTGCATGTTGTGTAGAAGGTGATGTAGGAGCGCCTTTAGATAAAGACGAGCTTGTGATTTTAGATAATATTTATGATAAAATAAAGCCTTATCTTACAGAAGCAGGAATTAAAGCATTAGACGAGCAAGGAACATGGACAACCGATCCTATGGACGGAATGTACGTAACGCCGATGATCGAAGATGCAGAATGCGCTTATGTAACTTTTGATGATCGAGGAATTACCAAATGCGGGATCGAAAAGGCATACGAAGATGGTGCTATTGACTGGCAAAAGCCAATCTCATGTCATTTATATCCTATAAGAGTTACAGAATATTCTACATTTTCTGCTTTAAACTATCATGAATGGCCCATTTGTAACGATGCTTGTACATTAGGAAAAGAACTTCAGGTTCCGGTATACAAATTTCTTAAAACCCCTCTTACCAGAAAATACGGTGAAGATTTTTACACTACTTTGAGCGATGTTGCGGAAGAGTGGAAGAAAGAATATGGGAAATAA
- a CDS encoding M16 family metallopeptidase: MKKNLSSIIAVIFMSSMAFAQNIPMDASVRTGTLPNGLKYYIKKNTLPEKKVDFRLAINAGSILEDENQRGLAHFMEHMNFNGTKNFPDNKLVDFLQSIGVKFGQHLNAYTSFDETVYMLPVPLDKPGNLDSGLKVMEDWAFNATLTDEQINKERGVVLEELRLGLGADKRMSDKYLPKLLHKSQYANRLPIGTKEVLQNFKPEVIRQFHKDWYRPDLMALVVVGDINVDEVEKKIKENFSKYKNPSKPRERKSFDLPNHTETLVAIETDPDATNSMVQFIMKDEGSYTPDVTVEQYNQSLIENLATQMLNNRLRELVNSNNPPFTFGSVYHGGTYARTKEAFQGFALVKEGNQINALKVLLEETERAKRFGFTQSELDRAKSQVMSNMESSYNNRDKTESDVLVDEYVRNFLEQEPMPGIAWEFEDVKNFLPSVTLAQTNNVIKKMVKEDSRVIIITGPKKDNVKMPTEAMVLKTFEDVKMADLRPYEEKATIKNLVKPFKSDGKIAKTETDAKLGTTTWTLSNGAKVTFKKTDFKDDEIVFSARSLGGNSLLSDADYNKTQFAYQALTEAGVNGASKAELTNYLAGKQVSVNPYISSTLEGISGRTNQKDLGTAMELLYAYFTGLNYNPEAFNAYIVKQSAMLDNILSNPQTYFASEHAKFTNQKNPRFIGILPLAKDWAATDYKKAYDVYKEKFANAGNFHFYFVGNIDEATFKNEVLQYIASLPTTGKTTKFKDTGYRSITGDHTKVYKKGKDPKSLVQIVYSGETTYNEKEALALAALGEVATIKVIEKLREDESGIYGGGARGYMGKVPYNNYSFSLSFPCGPENADKLTKSAIAEIQKLIDKGPEQKDLDKYKEGEINDYKTDIKDNSYWMNAISKNQLDGSDKYDILNYQEKVKALTVKDLQDVAKKYLTKNRVVATLMPEDGWESAPKKETSAAVKASAVK, from the coding sequence ATGAAAAAAAATCTATCGTCCATAATTGCGGTCATTTTTATGTCGTCTATGGCTTTTGCACAGAATATTCCTATGGATGCTTCTGTAAGAACAGGTACTCTTCCGAACGGATTGAAGTACTACATTAAAAAGAACACATTACCCGAAAAGAAAGTTGATTTCAGACTGGCCATCAATGCCGGATCTATTCTTGAAGACGAAAACCAGAGAGGTCTCGCTCACTTTATGGAGCATATGAACTTCAACGGAACCAAAAACTTTCCAGACAATAAATTGGTAGACTTCCTACAGTCGATCGGGGTGAAATTTGGTCAGCACCTTAATGCTTACACAAGTTTTGACGAAACCGTTTACATGCTTCCCGTTCCTTTAGATAAACCAGGCAATCTAGATTCCGGTTTAAAGGTAATGGAAGACTGGGCTTTTAACGCAACATTGACCGATGAGCAGATCAACAAAGAAAGAGGTGTTGTTTTAGAAGAATTAAGATTAGGCTTAGGTGCAGATAAGAGGATGTCTGATAAATATTTGCCAAAATTATTACACAAATCACAATACGCCAATAGATTACCAATCGGTACTAAAGAGGTGCTTCAGAATTTTAAGCCTGAAGTAATCAGACAATTTCACAAAGACTGGTACAGGCCAGATTTGATGGCATTGGTGGTAGTGGGAGACATTAATGTAGATGAGGTAGAAAAGAAGATTAAAGAAAATTTCAGCAAATACAAAAATCCTTCTAAGCCGAGAGAAAGAAAATCTTTTGATCTTCCGAATCACACAGAAACTTTGGTGGCGATAGAAACCGATCCGGATGCTACCAATTCTATGGTTCAGTTTATCATGAAGGATGAAGGCTCGTATACACCGGATGTTACCGTAGAGCAATACAATCAAAGTTTAATCGAAAATCTTGCAACTCAGATGCTTAATAACAGATTGAGAGAATTGGTAAATTCAAACAATCCTCCGTTTACGTTCGGATCTGTTTATCACGGCGGAACGTATGCAAGAACTAAGGAAGCTTTCCAGGGATTTGCGTTGGTAAAAGAGGGCAATCAGATAAACGCTTTGAAAGTACTTTTAGAAGAAACTGAAAGAGCAAAAAGATTTGGCTTCACACAAAGTGAGCTCGACAGAGCAAAATCTCAGGTGATGTCTAATATGGAAAGCTCGTACAACAACCGCGACAAAACGGAAAGCGACGTTTTGGTAGACGAATATGTAAGAAACTTCCTGGAGCAGGAACCAATGCCGGGAATTGCCTGGGAATTTGAAGATGTGAAAAACTTCTTGCCGTCAGTTACGTTGGCTCAGACCAATAATGTGATCAAGAAAATGGTAAAAGAAGACAGCAGAGTAATCATCATTACCGGTCCTAAAAAGGACAATGTAAAGATGCCTACAGAAGCTATGGTTCTAAAGACATTTGAAGATGTAAAAATGGCTGACCTTAGACCTTATGAAGAAAAGGCGACCATTAAAAATCTGGTAAAACCATTTAAATCTGACGGGAAAATTGCTAAAACTGAAACCGATGCAAAATTAGGCACCACAACATGGACGCTAAGCAACGGAGCAAAAGTAACGTTCAAAAAAACAGACTTTAAAGATGATGAAATTGTTTTCTCAGCAAGAAGTTTAGGTGGAAACTCGTTATTGAGCGACGCAGATTACAATAAAACTCAGTTTGCTTATCAGGCATTAACAGAAGCAGGAGTAAACGGCGCATCTAAAGCCGAACTTACCAATTATCTGGCAGGAAAACAGGTAAGCGTAAATCCTTACATCAGCAGCACTTTGGAAGGAATATCAGGTAGAACCAATCAAAAAGATCTTGGTACGGCTATGGAGCTTCTTTATGCCTATTTTACAGGCTTAAATTACAATCCGGAAGCGTTCAATGCTTATATTGTAAAGCAGTCTGCCATGTTGGATAATATTCTGTCTAATCCCCAGACGTATTTTGCAAGTGAACATGCTAAGTTTACGAATCAGAAAAATCCGAGATTTATCGGCATTCTTCCATTGGCAAAAGACTGGGCGGCGACTGATTACAAAAAAGCATACGATGTTTATAAAGAGAAATTTGCCAATGCCGGAAATTTCCATTTCTATTTTGTAGGAAATATTGATGAAGCTACATTTAAAAATGAAGTTTTACAGTATATCGCAAGTTTACCGACGACCGGAAAAACAACCAAATTCAAAGATACCGGCTACAGATCGATAACAGGAGATCATACCAAAGTATACAAAAAAGGTAAAGATCCGAAGAGTCTGGTGCAGATCGTTTATTCGGGTGAAACTACTTACAACGAGAAAGAAGCTTTGGCACTTGCAGCTTTAGGTGAAGTGGCTACCATCAAAGTAATTGAAAAACTGAGAGAGGACGAGAGCGGAATCTACGGCGGTGGAGCAAGAGGATATATGGGGAAAGTACCTTATAATAACTACAGCTTTAGCTTAAGCTTCCCTTGCGGACCTGAAAATGCAGATAAACTGACGAAAAGTGCAATTGCAGAAATTCAGAAACTGATCGATAAAGGGCCTGAGCAAAAAGATCTTGATAAGTACAAAGAAGGGGAGATCAATGATTACAAAACAGACATCAAAGACAATTCTTACTGGATGAATGCTATTTCTAAAAATCAATTAGACGGAAGCGATAAGTATGACATCTTAAATTATCAGGAAAAAGTAAAAGCATTGACTGTAAAAGATCTGCAGGATGTTGCTAAAAAATACCTGACAAAAAACAGAGTCGTTGCTACTTTAATGCCTGAAGACGGGTGGGAAAGTGCTCCTAAGAAAGAAACTTCTGCAGCAGTAAAAGCCAGCGCAGTAAAATAA